The Clostridia bacterium DNA window ACTGCCGAAGCCAAGGCAATTACTTCTTCTACTTCATTAATTTCATCGGCCATGATTGGTGATCCACCACAAGCTAAAACAATATTAGCACAATCATTAACCGTAACATAATTAGTTAAATGATGTATTAAAGGTGTTTTTTCCCTAATCAGTGCAACAAGTGTTGCTGCGTTTTTTAGTAATTTAGTTGTTTCCAAATTTAATCCCTACCTTTCGATATAAATCATAAAAATGGTTAGTCGGACCAACCCCTTCTCCAAGATCCAAGGAATATTTTATGGCTGTAGTAATATATGCCTTGGCTTTTTCTACAGCCTGTTCCAACTTAAAACCCAAAGCGAGATTGGCCGCAATGGCCGCTGAAAGCGTACAACCGGTACCATGAGTATTTCGAGTGACAATCCTACGAGATTTATAATAAGTAAAATTAGCTTTCGTAAATAAAACATCTAAAGGCTCTCCTTTTAAATGCCCCCCTTTCACCAAAACAGCTTGTGGTCCCATTTCATAAATCATTTTCGCCGCTTTTTCCATAGCTGTTAAAGATTCAATTTTTAAATCACTAATTATTTCCGCCTCATATAAATTAGGTGTTATTA harbors:
- the thiD gene encoding bifunctional hydroxymethylpyrimidine kinase/phosphomethylpyrimidine kinase — its product is VSQVESIKMIAKKLREYQPEFIVLDPVMVSKTGYTLLNPEAAATLIKELLPLATIITPNLYEAEIISDLKIESLTAMEKAAKMIYEMGPQAVLVKGGHLKGEPLDVLFTKANFTYYKSRRIVTRNTHGTGCTLSAAIAANLALGFKLEQAVEKAKAYITTAIKYSLDLGEGVGPTNHFYDLYRKVGIKFGNN